The following proteins are encoded in a genomic region of Bernardetia sp. MNP-M8:
- a CDS encoding cyclophilin-like fold protein has translation MKLKIIIGTSSFLATLQDNATARAFIERLPLTLTMTELNNNEKYTDLAENLPTNASNPTTIQNGDLMLYGSNTLVLFYKTFSTSYNYTKIGKINDTQGLTDALGLATVTVKFELE, from the coding sequence ATGAAACTAAAAATTATTATTGGAACATCTTCTTTTTTAGCTACACTCCAAGACAATGCCACAGCAAGAGCTTTTATCGAACGGTTGCCTTTGACTCTCACTATGACGGAGTTGAACAATAACGAAAAATATACTGATTTAGCAGAAAATTTGCCCACTAATGCTTCTAACCCTACAACTATACAAAACGGCGATTTGATGCTGTATGGCTCAAATACTTTGGTACTATTTTATAAAACATTTTCAACTTCATATAACTACACCAAAATCGGAAAAATAAATGACACACAAGGGTTAACTGATGCGTTGGGTTTAGCTACTGTAACTGTAAAATTTGAATTAGAATAA
- a CDS encoding sugar O-acetyltransferase — protein sequence MKETTIFQRLLNGEPIPFNDPEYFKIIEACGHTRQLLVKLNNESDLNNVRAFLSEITSAQISETTTIFPPFQINYGKNTKIGKNVFINFDCTFLDLGGISIEDNVMFAPKVSLLSEGHPISAKDRQTLTTGKIHIKSNVWIGANATILQGVTIGENSVVAAGAIVSKDVPNNTVVGGIPAKVIKTI from the coding sequence ATGAAAGAAACAACGATATTTCAGAGACTATTAAATGGAGAGCCTATTCCATTCAATGACCCAGAATATTTCAAAATTATAGAGGCTTGTGGTCATACACGTCAATTGCTCGTAAAACTGAACAACGAAAGCGATTTAAATAATGTGAGAGCATTTCTAAGCGAAATAACAAGTGCCCAAATAAGTGAAACTACAACCATTTTTCCACCCTTTCAAATCAATTATGGAAAGAACACCAAAATAGGTAAAAACGTATTCATCAATTTTGATTGCACCTTTTTGGATTTAGGTGGAATAAGCATTGAAGATAATGTAATGTTTGCTCCAAAAGTCAGTTTACTTTCTGAAGGACATCCCATTTCAGCTAAAGACAGGCAAACACTAACAACAGGCAAAATTCATATTAAAAGTAATGTTTGGATAGGCGCAAATGCTACCATTTTACAAGGCGTAACAATTGGTGAAAACTCTGTAGTGGCAGCAGGTGCAATAGTTTCTAAAGATGTGCCTAATAACACAGTTGTTGGTGGAATTCCTGCAAAAGTCATTAAAACAATATAA
- a CDS encoding helix-turn-helix domain-containing protein — MNGKEEKYPRIIILELSNKQDFPNNFQLNYHTHLFCHCGSLSFLFNDTKLKCKSNEFVFWFANSKVEDLEFSKGFRATVLLVENQFLNDNIPDQNWGIDATLHSRQYPLKKINDKNDKQRILSNFQLLYDKFQDKEHRFYKEALKLQMRLFILEMWHIFANEYERRKRTLQIGTLYERFIHLVQEYCMKEREVQFYGNKLNITAKYLNSICKQNSGITASEWIQRNTKERIVLLLENPNLNIAEIADEMEFSSRSFFTRYTKKVLGVTPSEYRNRMK; from the coding sequence ATGAATGGAAAAGAAGAAAAGTATCCACGTATTATTATATTGGAATTGTCAAACAAACAGGATTTTCCGAACAACTTTCAATTAAACTATCATACACATCTATTTTGCCATTGTGGTAGTCTCTCTTTTTTGTTCAACGACACAAAACTAAAATGTAAGAGCAATGAATTTGTATTTTGGTTTGCTAATAGTAAAGTAGAAGATTTAGAATTTTCAAAAGGCTTTAGAGCAACAGTTCTGCTCGTAGAAAATCAATTTTTGAATGATAATATACCTGACCAAAATTGGGGAATTGACGCTACATTGCATTCTCGCCAATATCCCTTAAAAAAGATAAATGATAAAAATGACAAGCAAAGAATACTATCAAACTTTCAACTGTTATATGACAAATTTCAGGACAAGGAACATCGTTTCTATAAAGAAGCTTTAAAATTGCAAATGCGACTTTTTATTCTTGAAATGTGGCATATATTTGCGAATGAGTATGAACGTAGAAAACGCACCTTGCAAATCGGAACGTTATACGAAAGGTTTATACATCTAGTTCAAGAATATTGTATGAAAGAACGTGAAGTACAGTTTTATGGCAATAAACTTAATATTACTGCTAAATATTTGAATTCCATTTGCAAACAAAATTCAGGTATTACTGCTTCGGAATGGATTCAGCGAAATACAAAAGAACGTATTGTACTACTTTTAGAAAACCCAAATTTGAATATAGCAGAAATTGCCGATGAAATGGAATTTTCAAGTCGGTCATTTTTTACTCGTTACACAAAAAAAGTTTTAGGTGTTACACCAAGTGAATATCGCAATCGGATGAAGTAG